A stretch of the Sphingosinithalassobacter tenebrarum genome encodes the following:
- the rplM gene encoding 50S ribosomal protein L13, which translates to MKALMKTTKSAKPAEVEKKWHLIDAEGLVVGRAAVIIANLLRGKHKTSFTPHVDCGDNVIVINADKVRFTGKKLTDKVYYKHTGYAGGIKETTPAKVLEGRFPERVLEKAVERMIPRGPLGRQQMRNLRIYAGSEHPHEGQNPEVLDVAAMSRKNKVGA; encoded by the coding sequence ATGAAAGCGCTCATGAAGACCACCAAGTCGGCAAAGCCGGCCGAGGTGGAAAAGAAGTGGCATCTGATCGATGCCGAAGGCCTGGTGGTCGGCCGTGCCGCCGTCATCATCGCCAATCTGCTGCGCGGTAAGCACAAGACCAGCTTCACCCCGCATGTCGATTGCGGCGACAATGTCATCGTGATCAACGCCGACAAGGTGCGGTTCACCGGCAAGAAGCTGACCGACAAGGTCTATTACAAGCACACCGGCTATGCCGGCGGCATCAAGGAAACGACTCCGGCCAAGGTGCTGGAAGGCCGCTTTCCCGAGCGCGTGCTGGAAAAGGCCGTTGAGCGCATGATTCCGCGCGGCCCGCTCGGCCGTCAGCAGATGCGCAACCTGCGCATCTATGCCGGATCGGAACATCCGCATGAAGGCCAGAACCCCGAGGTTCTCGATGTCGCGGCGATGAGCCGCAAGAACAAGGTGGGCGCATAA
- a CDS encoding efflux RND transporter periplasmic adaptor subunit, with translation MRTPFPAFLGFLFLAACGGGADTGKNGRQAPLVGASAVSSMRFVDRIEAVGTARANEQVTLAAPVTERIVRLNFDDGDFIREGQVVAVLAAGQEGAQLAEAEARAQEARQQLDRLESLQERGFATSSSVDAQRAAASQASAQAEAARASIGDRVIRAPFAGWVSLRTISAGAVVSSGTEIAQISDLSRIKLDFAVPETLLSQIETGQPIEARAQAYPDQPFRGTIASIDPVLNPETRAVTVRAILPNGDNRLKPGMLLTVTIESAARTALAVPELAIIGEGESSFVFVVSDGKVSRVPVETGARQDGMVEIRSGLTPGQRVVTEGVVKVADGMSVRLAGPANAEATPAGSSGDANATAAAPGD, from the coding sequence ATGCGCACGCCGTTCCCTGCTTTCCTCGGATTTCTGTTCCTTGCCGCGTGCGGCGGCGGGGCCGATACTGGCAAGAACGGGCGCCAGGCGCCGCTGGTCGGCGCATCGGCGGTTTCCTCCATGCGGTTCGTCGATCGCATCGAAGCCGTGGGTACCGCCCGCGCCAACGAACAGGTGACGCTCGCCGCTCCGGTGACCGAGCGGATCGTGCGGCTCAATTTCGACGATGGCGATTTTATCCGCGAAGGCCAGGTGGTCGCCGTACTCGCCGCCGGGCAGGAAGGCGCGCAGCTCGCCGAAGCCGAAGCGCGCGCGCAGGAAGCGCGCCAGCAGCTCGACCGGCTCGAATCGCTCCAGGAGCGCGGTTTCGCCACCTCCAGCTCGGTGGACGCGCAACGGGCGGCCGCCTCGCAGGCGAGTGCCCAGGCAGAGGCCGCACGCGCCTCGATCGGCGATCGCGTGATCCGCGCGCCCTTTGCCGGCTGGGTCTCGCTGCGGACCATTTCGGCGGGCGCGGTCGTATCCTCGGGAACCGAAATCGCGCAGATCAGCGATCTTTCGCGCATCAAGCTCGATTTCGCGGTTCCCGAAACGCTGCTTTCGCAGATCGAAACGGGCCAGCCGATCGAGGCGCGGGCGCAGGCCTATCCCGATCAGCCGTTCCGCGGCACGATCGCCAGTATCGATCCGGTGCTCAACCCCGAAACGCGGGCAGTCACGGTCCGTGCGATCCTGCCCAATGGCGACAATCGGCTGAAGCCGGGCATGCTGCTGACCGTCACCATCGAAAGCGCGGCGCGCACTGCGCTGGCGGTGCCCGAGCTGGCGATCATCGGCGAAGGCGAAAGCAGTTTCGTCTTCGTCGTGTCCGACGGGAAGGTTTCGCGCGTGCCGGTGGAAACCGGAGCGCGGCAGGACGGCATGGTCGAAATCCGTTCGGGGCTGACCCCGGGCCAGCGCGTCGTGACCGAAGGAGTCGTCAAGGTTGCCGACGGCATGTCGGTGCGCCTCGCGGGGCCGGCAAATGCCGAAGCGACGCCGGCTGGCAGCAGCGGCGACGCGAACGCCACGGCGGCGGCTCCAGGCGACTGA
- a CDS encoding COX15/CtaA family protein, whose protein sequence is MLQPTPIPATARPRALAIWLFAVAALIVTMVVVGGITRLTESGLSITEWQPITGIIPPLTEAQWQAEFLKYQQIPEYQLLNQGMTLAQFKGIFFWEYLHRLLGRLIGFAFFLPLVFFAVRKAIPHGHGWRLVGLLALGGLQGVIGWWMVTSGLTERTDVSHLRLAAHLMLALSILAAIVWEALDLLALHRDPTARPARLMRPAIVVGIVLFIQLLYGAFVAGLNAGLIADDWPLMNGRLVPYEGFALFGISALIDDPAMVHFIHRWWAWVAVAALVLFARQVRAAGGRKASIAIHSAFGIQILLGIATVMTGVAIALAALHQLTGALLVVATVWGAHELGRIR, encoded by the coding sequence ATGCTCCAGCCCACGCCCATCCCCGCCACCGCCCGGCCGCGCGCGCTGGCGATCTGGTTGTTCGCGGTCGCCGCGCTGATCGTCACGATGGTCGTCGTTGGCGGGATCACGCGCCTTACGGAATCGGGCCTGTCGATCACCGAATGGCAGCCGATCACCGGCATCATCCCGCCGCTGACCGAAGCGCAGTGGCAGGCCGAATTCCTGAAATATCAGCAGATCCCGGAATATCAGCTGCTCAACCAGGGCATGACGCTCGCCCAGTTCAAGGGCATCTTCTTCTGGGAGTATCTCCATCGGCTGCTTGGGCGGCTGATCGGCTTCGCCTTCTTCCTGCCGCTGGTCTTCTTCGCGGTGCGCAAGGCGATCCCGCACGGACATGGCTGGCGGCTGGTGGGCCTGCTCGCGCTCGGCGGGCTGCAGGGCGTGATCGGCTGGTGGATGGTCACTTCGGGGCTCACCGAGCGTACCGATGTCAGCCATCTCCGGCTCGCGGCGCACCTGATGCTGGCACTTTCGATTCTGGCGGCGATCGTCTGGGAGGCGCTCGACCTTCTTGCGCTGCACCGCGATCCCACCGCCCGTCCGGCGCGGCTGATGCGGCCGGCGATTGTCGTCGGCATCGTGCTGTTCATCCAGCTTCTGTACGGCGCGTTCGTCGCGGGGCTGAACGCCGGACTGATCGCCGATGACTGGCCGCTGATGAACGGACGGCTGGTGCCGTATGAAGGCTTTGCGCTGTTCGGCATATCGGCGCTGATCGACGATCCGGCGATGGTGCATTTCATTCACCGCTGGTGGGCCTGGGTGGCCGTAGCGGCCCTGGTTCTGTTCGCACGCCAGGTGCGCGCCGCCGGCGGCCGCAAGGCATCGATCGCGATTCACAGCGCGTTCGGCATCCAGATACTGCTCGGCATCGCGACGGTGATGACGGGCGTCGCGATCGCGCTCGCCGCGCTGCACCAGCTTACCGGCGCGCTGCTCGTCGTCGCCACGGTCTGGGGCGCGCATGAACTGGGTCGCATACGATGA
- a CDS encoding MerC domain-containing protein, with protein MAISGLCVVHCLATSVFLALLSSAGALVSPIIHEAGLALAIVFAVIALGRGIVSHGYMMPAAVGAFGIGMMAGALSLEHGGYETLWTLVGVALVALGHDLNRRATY; from the coding sequence ATGGCGATCAGTGGCCTGTGCGTTGTTCACTGTCTGGCGACCTCGGTATTTCTCGCGCTGCTTTCCTCGGCCGGTGCGCTGGTCAGCCCGATCATCCACGAGGCGGGGCTGGCGCTGGCGATCGTGTTCGCGGTGATCGCGCTGGGGCGGGGCATCGTCTCGCACGGCTATATGATGCCGGCGGCGGTTGGCGCTTTCGGCATCGGCATGATGGCGGGCGCGCTCAGCCTCGAGCACGGCGGCTATGAAACGCTGTGGACGCTGGTCGGCGTGGCGCTGGTCGCGCTCGGCCATGATCTCAATCGCCGCGCGACCTACTGA
- the dxs gene encoding 1-deoxy-D-xylulose-5-phosphate synthase: MADLPQTPLLDTVRTPEDLRKLKPAQLRQLADELRQETVSAVGTTGGHLGSGLGVVELTVAIHYIFNTPGDRLIWDVGHQCYPHKILTGRRDRIRTLRQGGGLSGFTKRSESEYDPFGAAHSSTSISAALGFATANKLADTPGKAIAVIGDGAMSAGMAYEAMNNAEAAGNRLVVILNDNDMSIAPPVGGLSAYLARLISSSEYLGLRSLASRITRKFSRRVHKGLGKAEEYTRGMVTGGTLFEELGFYYVGPIDGHNLDHLIPVLENVRDSEQGPILVHVVTTKGKGYAPAEKAADKYHGVQKFDVITGAQAKAPPGPPSYTSVFAKALIAEAERDDTICAITAAMPGGTGVDKFEQKFPDRAFDVGIAEQHAVTFAAGLAAQGMRPFCAIYSTFLQRAYDQVVHDVAIQNLPVRFAIDRAGLVGADGATHAGSFDVTYLATLPNFVVMAAADEAELVHMTHTAAMHDSGPIALRYPRGSGTGVELPETPQRLEIGKGRIVREGKKVAILSLGTRLGEALKAADTLDAKGLSTTVADLRFAKPLDEALIRKLLTTHEVAVTVEEGAVGGLGAHVLTMASDEGLTDAGLRIRTMRLPDLFQDQDKPDKQYDEAGLNADNIVETVLKALRHNDAGVVEEGARA, from the coding sequence ATGGCTGACCTTCCCCAGACACCGCTGCTCGACACGGTGCGAACCCCCGAAGATCTCCGCAAGCTGAAACCGGCCCAGTTGCGACAGCTGGCCGATGAGCTGCGTCAGGAAACCGTTTCGGCGGTGGGGACGACGGGCGGTCATCTCGGCTCGGGTCTCGGCGTGGTCGAGCTGACCGTCGCGATTCACTATATCTTCAACACCCCCGGCGACCGATTGATCTGGGACGTCGGCCACCAATGCTATCCGCACAAGATCCTTACCGGCCGGCGCGACCGCATCCGCACATTGCGGCAGGGCGGAGGGCTTTCGGGTTTCACCAAGCGTTCCGAGAGCGAATATGATCCGTTCGGCGCGGCGCACAGCTCGACGTCGATTTCGGCGGCGCTCGGTTTCGCCACCGCGAACAAGCTTGCCGACACGCCGGGCAAGGCGATCGCGGTGATCGGCGACGGCGCGATGAGCGCGGGCATGGCCTATGAGGCGATGAACAATGCCGAGGCCGCCGGAAACCGGCTGGTCGTCATCCTCAACGACAATGACATGTCGATCGCGCCGCCGGTGGGCGGGCTTTCGGCCTATCTCGCGCGGCTCATTTCCTCGTCCGAATATCTCGGGTTGCGCAGCCTGGCGAGCCGGATCACGCGCAAATTCTCGCGCCGGGTACACAAGGGGCTGGGCAAGGCGGAGGAATATACCCGCGGCATGGTGACTGGCGGGACGTTGTTCGAGGAACTGGGCTTCTATTATGTCGGTCCGATCGACGGGCATAATCTCGACCATCTGATCCCGGTGCTCGAAAATGTCCGTGACAGCGAGCAGGGGCCGATCCTGGTTCATGTCGTGACGACCAAGGGCAAGGGCTATGCGCCCGCCGAAAAGGCGGCCGACAAATATCACGGCGTTCAGAAATTCGATGTCATCACCGGCGCCCAGGCCAAGGCGCCGCCCGGACCGCCCAGCTATACCAGCGTCTTCGCAAAGGCACTGATCGCCGAGGCCGAACGCGACGACACGATCTGTGCCATCACCGCGGCGATGCCGGGCGGCACCGGCGTCGACAAGTTCGAGCAGAAATTCCCCGATCGCGCGTTCGATGTCGGCATCGCCGAGCAGCATGCCGTCACCTTTGCGGCGGGGCTGGCGGCGCAGGGCATGCGGCCCTTCTGCGCGATCTATTCGACCTTTCTCCAGCGTGCCTATGACCAGGTCGTCCATGACGTGGCGATCCAGAATTTGCCGGTGCGTTTCGCGATCGACCGGGCGGGCCTCGTCGGCGCGGACGGGGCGACGCATGCGGGCAGCTTCGATGTCACTTATCTGGCGACGCTTCCCAATTTCGTGGTCATGGCAGCGGCTGACGAGGCCGAGCTCGTCCATATGACACATACCGCCGCGATGCATGACAGCGGCCCGATCGCGCTGCGCTATCCGCGCGGCAGCGGCACGGGTGTCGAACTGCCCGAAACGCCGCAGCGGCTCGAGATCGGCAAGGGCCGGATCGTCCGTGAAGGCAAGAAAGTCGCGATTCTATCGCTCGGGACGCGGCTGGGTGAGGCGCTCAAGGCCGCCGATACGCTCGACGCCAAGGGACTGTCGACCACCGTCGCAGACCTGCGCTTCGCCAAGCCGCTCGACGAGGCGCTGATCCGCAAGCTGCTGACCACCCACGAAGTTGCGGTGACGGTCGAGGAAGGCGCGGTCGGCGGGCTGGGCGCGCATGTGCTGACGATGGCGAGCGACGAAGGCCTCACCGATGCCGGGCTCAGGATTCGCACGATGCGTCTTCCCGACCTCTTCCAGGACCAGGACAAGCCTGACAAGCAATATGACGAGGCCGGCCTCAATGCCGACAACATCGTCGAAACCGTGCTCAAGGCGTTGCGCCATAATGACGCCGGCGTCGTGGAGGAAGGCGCGCGGGCTTGA
- a CDS encoding autotransporter domain-containing protein, with product MIQYGSTTIAQRSRKKVLLASAAGLALVTGATAAQAQDGPAFAEDIAQGAGPQFVQDIAQGAGAEFAEDVPHAAGPRRAPIAEDIPQVVVQGPGEGYDVNPGAEGSIYDDAVDVTGVGQFYRADGYVCTGTLINPRTVLFAAHCVNDIPEEQYGAATGGLPAAFSFRADAVPGLIDWINAGYNSVADSYVYNVNEIVWNEESVARPEGLGFLEGDVAIATLDTPAANVPTWALLFSPLPAPEEIDSANGTGYHVVHNGYGVTGYGNGPIAAGVDFYRRAAENMIGILGSLNDRNDFLFGPGGDDLPQNLYQMDFDDPTRENPYDFNLFRDDAQDPEGTTAGGDSGGPLILDQTFDQEVVIGVLSGGSRFYGAQPFSTYGTSSFYQPLYLFWDWIAANSAYRYATNVEGDGNWADADHWVSALDPNFMIIEDGGLVNGLPDNPGAGAFGEDDAQEFGQVCFNTECYDLATGEYVVYDDAGGATREGSGGNNPADGDTEISGIARVDGLIAEDRATAGGQGTGGSQGTAALPPATIENGLPGATGFTPDNITPDPVAGVRARYYDVTLAAAGTTTLDTDVVIDNFTMVGAETALDVTSEGTLWSHMGFLHTLGTMTVDGAIGSYSNYSLIAGGLMGSGDIYVPYFINVGGAIAPGSLTETGTLSLHGNAILASASTYYVNLGASGTSDLLSVNATAYDTDDAPLNGMASIGGGVLFSPTEGTMVRDGYTYTILTAEGGISGTFDQANALSAILSPVFTYSDNAVMVEIEAGDYADVIDASSPVQSAFATLLDGNRDNYGAFSDLFGPLDLLDGPSIQSLFESWAPRNPTMNGAMAMSTLETTAGLVGQRISAFSPGAGTETMASLPYAGNPMGTVMTMTSPYAGDSIGSGVQMEDRALSSTASVYLAGGYIDGESTGMITAAPMGNDSFDGWYATAGVEAMVGDSAMIGFALTYADVEGDVYGAPQSTSSTLYQGTLYGVGYFGGVKVDTMLSAGLLDTDSTRTASLGGTSYTLRASDNPLTITSQLGVSVPLTYGAFSVTPRGSLRVMHIGYTPTAERGGPMALQYDMGDFNSVQGRLGATLQGTGTFRPFLTANYVHDFDERPAAFAANFVGSVSPSVSFALNGTDQDWGEVSGGIAYDTPTVRVAISANTTFERSDIENRSYQGSVTVRF from the coding sequence ATGATCCAATATGGTTCCACGACCATTGCGCAGCGTTCGCGCAAGAAGGTTCTGCTCGCCTCGGCAGCCGGCCTTGCGCTGGTAACGGGCGCCACCGCGGCACAGGCCCAGGACGGCCCGGCCTTCGCCGAAGACATCGCTCAGGGCGCGGGTCCGCAGTTCGTGCAGGACATCGCCCAGGGCGCCGGCGCGGAATTCGCCGAAGACGTGCCGCACGCCGCGGGGCCGCGTCGCGCGCCGATCGCCGAGGACATCCCGCAGGTCGTGGTCCAGGGCCCCGGCGAAGGCTATGACGTCAATCCCGGTGCCGAGGGCAGCATCTATGACGACGCCGTCGACGTCACTGGCGTCGGCCAGTTCTATCGCGCCGACGGCTATGTCTGCACCGGCACGCTGATCAACCCGCGCACCGTGCTGTTCGCCGCGCACTGCGTGAACGACATCCCCGAAGAACAATATGGCGCCGCCACCGGCGGGCTTCCCGCGGCCTTCTCCTTCCGGGCCGATGCGGTTCCCGGGCTGATCGACTGGATCAACGCGGGCTATAATTCGGTTGCGGACTCCTATGTCTACAACGTCAACGAAATCGTCTGGAACGAAGAGTCGGTAGCCCGGCCAGAGGGGCTGGGTTTTCTCGAAGGCGACGTCGCGATCGCGACGCTGGATACGCCGGCAGCGAACGTTCCCACCTGGGCACTGCTCTTCTCGCCGCTTCCCGCGCCGGAGGAAATCGATTCGGCAAACGGCACCGGCTATCATGTCGTCCATAACGGCTATGGCGTCACCGGCTATGGCAACGGTCCGATCGCGGCCGGCGTCGATTTCTACCGCCGTGCCGCCGAGAACATGATCGGCATTCTCGGTTCGCTCAACGATCGCAACGATTTCCTGTTCGGGCCGGGCGGCGATGACCTTCCCCAGAATCTCTACCAGATGGATTTCGACGATCCCACGCGCGAAAATCCGTATGATTTCAACCTGTTCCGTGACGACGCGCAGGACCCCGAAGGCACTACCGCCGGCGGCGATTCAGGCGGTCCGCTGATCCTCGACCAGACCTTCGACCAGGAGGTCGTGATCGGCGTGCTTTCGGGCGGGTCTCGCTTCTATGGCGCGCAGCCGTTCAGCACCTATGGCACGTCGAGCTTCTATCAGCCGCTCTATCTCTTCTGGGACTGGATCGCGGCGAACAGCGCCTATCGCTACGCGACCAATGTCGAAGGTGACGGCAATTGGGCCGATGCCGATCACTGGGTGAGCGCACTCGATCCCAATTTCATGATCATCGAGGACGGCGGGCTGGTGAACGGCCTGCCCGATAATCCCGGCGCGGGAGCCTTCGGCGAAGACGACGCTCAGGAATTCGGCCAGGTCTGCTTCAACACCGAGTGCTATGACCTCGCGACCGGCGAATATGTCGTCTATGACGACGCCGGCGGCGCCACGCGCGAAGGCAGCGGCGGCAACAACCCTGCGGACGGCGATACCGAAATCAGCGGCATCGCACGCGTCGACGGCCTGATCGCCGAGGACCGAGCGACTGCAGGCGGCCAGGGCACCGGCGGCAGCCAGGGCACCGCAGCCCTGCCCCCTGCCACGATCGAAAACGGCCTGCCCGGCGCGACGGGTTTCACCCCGGACAACATCACGCCCGATCCCGTCGCCGGGGTGCGCGCGCGTTACTATGACGTGACGCTCGCCGCAGCGGGCACGACGACGCTCGACACCGATGTCGTCATCGACAACTTCACGATGGTCGGCGCGGAAACCGCGCTCGACGTCACTTCCGAAGGCACGCTGTGGAGCCATATGGGCTTCCTGCACACGCTCGGCACGATGACGGTGGACGGCGCGATCGGCAGCTACAGCAATTATTCGCTGATCGCCGGCGGACTGATGGGCAGCGGCGATATCTACGTCCCATATTTCATCAACGTCGGCGGCGCGATCGCACCGGGCAGCCTGACGGAAACGGGCACGCTCTCGCTGCACGGGAACGCGATCCTTGCCTCGGCGTCGACCTATTACGTCAATCTGGGCGCGTCGGGCACGTCCGACCTCCTCAGCGTCAACGCCACTGCCTATGACACCGATGACGCTCCGCTGAACGGCATGGCCAGCATCGGCGGCGGAGTCCTCTTCTCGCCGACCGAAGGCACGATGGTCCGTGACGGATATACGTACACGATCCTGACGGCCGAAGGCGGCATCAGCGGCACCTTCGATCAGGCAAATGCGCTCAGCGCCATCCTGTCGCCCGTCTTCACCTATTCCGACAATGCCGTGATGGTGGAAATCGAAGCCGGCGACTATGCCGATGTGATCGACGCCAGCTCGCCGGTGCAGTCGGCCTTTGCCACGCTGCTCGACGGAAATCGCGACAATTACGGCGCCTTCTCGGATCTCTTCGGCCCGCTCGACCTGCTCGACGGCCCGAGCATTCAGAGCCTGTTCGAAAGCTGGGCACCGCGCAATCCGACGATGAACGGCGCGATGGCGATGTCCACGCTGGAAACCACCGCCGGGCTGGTCGGACAGCGCATTTCGGCCTTCTCGCCGGGCGCCGGAACGGAAACGATGGCATCGCTTCCGTATGCGGGCAATCCGATGGGCACGGTGATGACGATGACGTCGCCCTATGCCGGCGACAGCATCGGCAGCGGTGTCCAGATGGAGGATCGCGCGCTTTCGAGCACGGCTTCGGTCTATCTGGCCGGCGGCTATATCGACGGTGAAAGCACCGGCATGATCACCGCGGCGCCGATGGGCAACGACTCGTTCGACGGCTGGTATGCCACTGCGGGCGTCGAAGCGATGGTCGGCGATAGCGCCATGATCGGCTTCGCGCTGACCTATGCCGATGTCGAAGGCGATGTGTACGGTGCGCCGCAGTCGACCTCGTCGACGCTCTATCAGGGCACGCTGTACGGCGTCGGCTATTTCGGCGGCGTCAAGGTGGACACGATGCTCAGCGCCGGTCTGCTCGATACCGACAGCACCCGGACGGCGTCGCTCGGCGGAACCAGCTACACGCTGCGCGCCAGCGACAATCCGCTGACCATCACCAGCCAGCTGGGCGTCAGCGTCCCGCTCACCTACGGGGCGTTCAGCGTCACGCCGCGCGGTTCGCTGCGGGTCATGCATATCGGCTACACGCCGACCGCCGAACGCGGCGGCCCGATGGCGCTCCAGTATGACATGGGCGATTTCAACAGCGTGCAGGGCCGTCTCGGCGCCACGCTGCAGGGCACCGGAACCTTCCGTCCCTTCCTGACCGCCAACTATGTGCACGATTTCGACGAACGGCCGGCGGCCTTCGCGGCGAATTTCGTCGGCTCGGTCAGCCCGTCCGTGTCGTTCGCGCTGAACGGCACCGATCAGGATTGGGGCGAAGTGTCGGGTGGTATCGCCTATGACACGCCGACGGTGCGCGTCGCCATTTCGGCCAACACGACGTTCGAACGTTCGGACATCGAAAATCGCAGCTATCAGGGGTCGGTCACGGTCCGCTTCTGA
- the cutA gene encoding divalent-cation tolerance protein CutA has protein sequence MSDIALVYATFPDRDTAGNVAETIVGERLAACANMLADCTSVFHWDGKVARESETPVLFKTAIALTTPLRDRIAALHPYDLAVIEAWPASVSDAVFAWVAAETEG, from the coding sequence ATGAGCGACATCGCGCTGGTCTATGCCACCTTTCCCGATCGCGACACGGCGGGGAATGTCGCCGAAACGATAGTCGGCGAACGGCTGGCCGCCTGCGCCAACATGCTCGCCGACTGCACCTCGGTCTTTCACTGGGACGGCAAGGTCGCGCGCGAGAGCGAGACGCCCGTCCTGTTCAAGACCGCGATCGCGCTGACGACGCCGCTGCGCGACAGGATCGCGGCGCTGCATCCCTATGACCTCGCCGTTATCGAGGCCTGGCCCGCCAGTGTGAGCGACGCCGTATTCGCCTGGGTCGCCGCGGAGACGGAGGGCTGA
- a CDS encoding TlyA family RNA methyltransferase, producing the protein MAKQRADQMLVDRGLAESRTRAQALIMAGLVFAGDRKIEKAGQTLPEDAALEVRGRDHPWVSRGGIKLAHAIDHFALDPAGAVAIDVGSSTGGFTDVLLSKGAERVYAVDSGTNQLAWKLRKDDRVVVHEKTSARILTAQHIPEPVDWVVCDASFISLAKVLDVPLGFARPGAQLIALIKPQFEAGREEVGKGGVIRDATVHARVCGEVTDWLDGAGWQIDGVVQSPITGPEGNVEFLIAARKQG; encoded by the coding sequence ATGGCAAAGCAGCGTGCAGACCAGATGCTCGTCGATCGCGGGCTTGCCGAGAGCCGCACGCGCGCACAGGCGCTGATCATGGCCGGGCTGGTTTTCGCCGGCGATCGCAAGATCGAAAAGGCCGGCCAGACGCTGCCCGAAGACGCCGCGCTGGAGGTGCGCGGGCGCGATCATCCCTGGGTATCGCGCGGCGGCATCAAGCTGGCGCATGCGATCGACCATTTCGCGCTCGATCCCGCCGGTGCAGTCGCGATCGATGTCGGCAGCTCGACCGGCGGGTTCACCGACGTTCTGCTGAGCAAGGGCGCCGAGCGCGTTTATGCGGTCGACAGCGGCACCAACCAGCTAGCGTGGAAGCTGCGTAAGGACGATCGCGTCGTCGTTCACGAAAAGACCAGCGCGCGAATCCTGACCGCGCAGCATATTCCTGAACCGGTCGACTGGGTCGTATGCGATGCCAGCTTCATTTCGCTCGCCAAGGTACTCGATGTTCCGCTCGGTTTCGCGCGTCCGGGCGCACAGCTGATCGCGCTGATCAAGCCGCAGTTCGAAGCGGGGCGCGAGGAAGTGGGGAAGGGCGGCGTGATCCGCGACGCCACGGTGCATGCGCGCGTGTGCGGTGAAGTGACCGACTGGCTCGACGGGGCCGGCTGGCAGATCGACGGTGTGGTGCAAAGTCCGATCACCGGGCCCGAGGGCAATGTCGAATTCCTGATTGCCGCGCGCAAGCAGGGCTGA
- the rpsI gene encoding 30S ribosomal protein S9 codes for MTDNRQSLSDLGDVVQTEGAEAGAEAPVETAPLREQELDKFGRAYATGRRKDAVARVWLKPGTGQITINGRDQTTYFARPTLRLVINQPFEVAGRQGQYDIVCTVKGGGLSGQAGAVKHGIAQALTRYEPALRTTVKRAGFLTRDSRAVERKKYGKAKARRSFQFSKR; via the coding sequence ATGACCGACAATCGCCAGTCCCTTTCCGATCTGGGCGACGTCGTCCAGACCGAAGGCGCCGAAGCCGGTGCCGAAGCTCCCGTCGAAACCGCGCCGCTGCGCGAGCAGGAGCTCGACAAGTTCGGCCGCGCCTATGCCACCGGCCGCCGCAAGGACGCCGTTGCGCGCGTCTGGCTGAAGCCGGGTACGGGCCAGATCACGATCAACGGCCGCGACCAGACGACCTATTTCGCACGTCCGACGCTGCGCCTCGTGATCAACCAGCCGTTCGAAGTCGCCGGCCGTCAGGGCCAGTACGACATCGTCTGCACCGTCAAGGGCGGTGGGCTTTCGGGCCAGGCCGGCGCTGTCAAGCACGGCATCGCCCAGGCGCTGACCCGCTATGAACCGGCGCTGCGCACCACGGTGAAGCGTGCCGGCTTCCTCACCCGCGACAGCCGCGCGGTCGAGCGTAAGAAGTACGGCAAGGCCAAGGCGCGCCGCAGCTTCCAGTTCTCGAAGCGCTGA
- a CDS encoding Fur family transcriptional regulator — MHAHEHHEHHGAALTRAAQATLEKSGEQWTTMRQRVFEALAASDKPASAYDIADAVSKREGRRVAANSVYRILDLFVASNLARRVESANAYVANAHPDCLHDCIFLVCDSCGQTTHIDDDAITSRVRAAAQSAGFSPVRPVIEVRGKCSDCEGD, encoded by the coding sequence ATGCACGCGCACGAACATCATGAACATCATGGCGCGGCACTGACGCGTGCCGCGCAGGCGACGCTGGAAAAATCCGGCGAGCAATGGACCACCATGCGTCAGCGGGTGTTCGAGGCGCTGGCCGCTTCGGACAAGCCGGCTTCGGCCTATGACATTGCCGATGCGGTGTCGAAACGCGAAGGGCGGCGGGTGGCCGCGAACAGCGTCTATCGCATCCTCGATCTGTTCGTCGCCTCGAATCTCGCGCGGCGGGTGGAAAGCGCCAATGCCTATGTCGCCAACGCGCATCCCGATTGCCTGCACGATTGCATCTTCCTGGTCTGCGACAGTTGCGGCCAGACCACGCATATCGACGACGACGCGATCACCAGCAGGGTCCGTGCGGCGGCGCAAAGCGCGGGTTTTTCACCGGTCCGGCCGGTGATCGAAGTGCGCGGGAAATGCAGCGACTGCGAAGGCGACTGA